From the Burkholderia glumae LMG 2196 = ATCC 33617 genome, one window contains:
- the guaB gene encoding IMP dehydrogenase: MRLIQKALTFDDVLLVPAFSDVLPRDTSLKTRLTRNIALNMPLVSAAMDTVTEGRLAIAMAQQGGVGIVHKNLTPAEQAREVAKVKRFESGVVRDPITVPPTMKVRDVIALSRQHGISGFPVVEGAQLVGIVTNRDLRFESRLDDVVQSIMTPRERLVTVKEGTPLADAKALMHSHRLERVLVVNDAFELRGLMTVKDITKQTEHPDACKDEHGKLRVGAAVGVGADNEERVELLVQAGVDVIVVDTAHGHSKGVLERVRWVKQNFPRVEVIGGNIATAAAAKALVDYGADAVKVGIGPGSICTTRIVAGVGVPQISAIANVSEALRGTGVPCIADGGVRFSGDVSKALAAGANAVMMGSMLAGTEEAPGDVFLYQGRQYKSYRGMGSVGAMKDGAADRYFQDNSANIDKLVPEGIEGRVAYKGSVNAILFQLVGGVRASMGYCGCRTIEELHDKAEFVQITAAGMRESHVHDVQITKEAPNYHVD; the protein is encoded by the coding sequence ATGCGTCTCATCCAAAAAGCACTCACTTTCGATGACGTGCTCCTCGTCCCGGCGTTCTCCGACGTCCTGCCGCGCGACACCAGCCTCAAGACCCGACTCACCCGCAACATCGCCCTGAACATGCCGCTCGTGTCCGCCGCCATGGATACGGTGACGGAAGGCCGTCTCGCGATCGCGATGGCGCAGCAGGGCGGCGTGGGGATCGTCCACAAGAACCTGACGCCTGCCGAGCAGGCGCGCGAGGTCGCCAAGGTCAAGCGCTTCGAATCGGGCGTGGTGCGCGATCCGATCACGGTGCCGCCCACCATGAAGGTGCGCGACGTGATCGCGCTGTCGCGCCAGCATGGCATTTCCGGCTTCCCGGTCGTCGAGGGGGCGCAACTCGTCGGCATCGTCACGAACCGCGATCTGCGCTTCGAAAGCCGCCTCGACGACGTGGTGCAGTCGATCATGACGCCGCGCGAGCGTCTCGTGACGGTCAAGGAAGGCACGCCGCTCGCCGACGCCAAGGCGCTCATGCACAGCCACCGCCTCGAGCGCGTGCTGGTGGTGAACGACGCGTTCGAGCTGCGCGGCCTGATGACGGTGAAGGACATCACGAAGCAGACCGAGCACCCGGACGCCTGCAAGGACGAGCACGGCAAGCTGCGCGTGGGCGCCGCCGTGGGCGTGGGCGCCGACAACGAGGAGCGCGTCGAGCTGCTGGTGCAGGCCGGGGTCGACGTGATCGTCGTCGATACCGCGCACGGCCACAGCAAGGGCGTGCTCGAGCGGGTGCGCTGGGTCAAGCAGAATTTCCCGCGGGTCGAGGTGATCGGCGGCAACATCGCCACCGCCGCCGCCGCGAAGGCGCTGGTCGACTACGGCGCGGACGCCGTCAAGGTCGGCATCGGCCCCGGCTCGATCTGCACCACGCGGATCGTGGCTGGCGTGGGCGTGCCGCAGATCAGCGCGATCGCCAACGTCTCCGAGGCGCTGCGCGGCACCGGCGTGCCCTGCATCGCCGACGGCGGCGTGCGCTTCTCGGGCGACGTGTCGAAGGCGCTGGCCGCCGGCGCGAACGCGGTGATGATGGGCAGCATGCTGGCCGGCACCGAGGAAGCGCCGGGCGACGTGTTCCTGTACCAGGGCCGCCAGTACAAGTCGTACCGCGGCATGGGCTCGGTGGGTGCGATGAAGGACGGCGCTGCCGACCGCTACTTCCAGGACAATTCCGCGAACATCGACAAGCTCGTGCCGGAAGGTATCGAAGGGCGCGTCGCCTACAAGGGTTCGGTCAACGCGATCCTGTTCCAGCTCGTCGGCGGCGTGCGCGCGAGCATGGGCTACTGCGGTTGCCGCACCATCGAGGAATTGCACGACAAGGCCGAGTTCGTCCAGATCACGGCGGCCGGCATGCGCGAATCTCACGTCCACGACGTGCAGATCACCAAGGAAGCCCCCAACTACCACGTGGACTGA
- the guaA gene encoding glutamine-hydrolyzing GMP synthase: protein MHDKILILDFGSQVTQLIARRVREAHVYCEIHPNDVSDEFVREFAPKGVILSGSHASTYEDHQLRAPQAVWDLGVPVLGICYGMQTMAVQLGGKVEWSDHREFGYAEVRAHGHTRLLDGIEDFRTEEGHGMLKVWMSHGDKVGELPPGFKLMASTPSCPIAAMADEARGYYAVQFHPEVTHTVKGRQLLERFVLEIAAAKPDWVMRDHIEEAVALIREQVGSEEVILGLSGGVDSSVAAALIHRAIGDQLTCVFVDHGLLRLNEGQMVLDMFAGRLHAKVVHVDASEQFLGQLAGVTDPEAKRKIIGREFVEVFQAEARKLGNAKWLAQGTIYPDVIESGGAKTKKATTIKSHHNVGGLPETLGLKLLEPLRDLFKDEVRELGVALGLPPEMVYRHPFPGPGLGVRILGEVKRDYADLLRRADAIFIEELRGTIANEQDAAAGICEASQVGKSWYDLTSQAFAVFLPVKSVGVMGDGRTYDYVTALRAVQTTDFMTAHWAHLPYALLGRVSNRIINEVRGINRVVYDVSGKPPATIEWE, encoded by the coding sequence ATGCACGACAAAATCCTGATCCTCGACTTCGGTTCGCAAGTCACCCAACTGATTGCGCGGCGGGTTCGCGAAGCGCACGTCTATTGCGAGATTCATCCGAACGATGTCAGCGACGAATTCGTCCGCGAGTTCGCGCCGAAGGGCGTGATCCTGTCGGGCAGCCATGCGAGCACCTACGAGGACCACCAGCTGCGCGCGCCGCAGGCCGTCTGGGATCTCGGGGTGCCGGTGCTCGGCATCTGCTACGGGATGCAGACCATGGCCGTGCAGCTCGGCGGCAAGGTGGAGTGGAGCGATCACCGCGAATTCGGCTATGCCGAAGTGCGCGCCCATGGCCACACGCGCCTGCTCGACGGCATCGAGGATTTCCGTACCGAGGAAGGCCACGGCATGCTGAAGGTGTGGATGAGTCACGGCGACAAGGTGGGCGAGCTGCCGCCCGGCTTCAAGCTGATGGCGTCCACGCCGAGCTGCCCGATCGCCGCGATGGCCGACGAGGCGCGCGGCTATTACGCCGTGCAGTTCCATCCGGAAGTGACGCATACCGTGAAGGGCCGCCAGCTGCTCGAGCGCTTCGTGCTCGAGATCGCTGCCGCCAAGCCGGACTGGGTGATGCGCGACCATATCGAGGAGGCCGTCGCGCTGATTCGCGAGCAGGTGGGCAGCGAGGAGGTGATCCTCGGCCTGTCGGGCGGCGTGGATTCGAGCGTGGCCGCGGCGCTGATCCATCGCGCGATCGGCGACCAGCTCACCTGCGTGTTCGTCGACCATGGCCTGCTGCGCCTGAACGAAGGGCAAATGGTGCTCGACATGTTCGCAGGGCGGCTGCATGCGAAGGTCGTCCACGTCGACGCGTCGGAGCAGTTCCTCGGCCAGCTGGCCGGCGTGACCGACCCGGAGGCGAAGCGCAAGATCATCGGCCGCGAGTTCGTCGAGGTGTTTCAGGCCGAGGCGAGGAAGCTCGGCAACGCGAAGTGGCTCGCGCAGGGCACGATCTACCCGGACGTGATCGAATCGGGCGGCGCGAAGACGAAGAAGGCGACGACGATCAAGAGCCACCACAACGTGGGCGGGCTGCCCGAGACGCTGGGGCTGAAACTGCTCGAACCGCTGCGCGACCTGTTCAAGGACGAGGTGCGCGAGCTGGGCGTGGCGCTCGGCCTGCCGCCCGAGATGGTGTATCGCCATCCGTTCCCGGGGCCGGGCCTGGGGGTGCGGATCCTGGGCGAGGTGAAGCGCGATTACGCGGACCTGCTGCGCCGCGCCGACGCGATCTTCATCGAGGAACTGCGCGGCACGATCGCGAACGAGCAGGATGCGGCGGCGGGGATCTGCGAGGCGTCGCAGGTCGGAAAGTCGTGGTATGACCTCACCAGCCAGGCGTTCGCGGTGTTCCTGCCGGTGAAGTCGGTGGGGGTGATGGGGGACGGGCGCACCTACGACTACGTGACCGCGCTGCGCGCGGTGCAGACCACCGACTTCATGACGGCGCATTGGGCACATCTGCCGTATGCGCTGCTGGGGCGCGTTTCGAATCGCATCATCAACGAGGTTCGGGGCATCAATCGGGTGGTTTATGACGTGTCGGGGAAGCCGCCGGCGACGATCGAGTGGGAATAA
- a CDS encoding DUF72 domain-containing protein — MTAGPPAESRSRPGPIYVGSAGWALSSRVADSFPTEGSHLERYARVFSAVEINSSFYRPHQPKTYARWAASVPEAFRFSVKMPRRISHELRLRDADADVSEFLAQIAPLQDKAGCLLLQLPPSLALDEATARRFFSLLRSATETPIVCEPRHATWFAEAGAALMKQAGIGCVRADPPPVARAAPVGDPHVSYFRLHGSPQIYHSAYDAPFIEALAAQLTEAGRTGAEAWCIFDNTARGEAIPNALTLMATL, encoded by the coding sequence ATGACCGCAGGCCCGCCCGCCGAGAGTCGTTCCCGGCCCGGTCCGATATATGTCGGATCTGCCGGGTGGGCCCTGTCGTCACGCGTCGCCGATTCATTCCCCACCGAAGGCAGTCACCTCGAGCGCTACGCACGCGTTTTCTCTGCGGTGGAGATCAATTCGTCGTTCTATCGTCCTCATCAACCAAAGACCTACGCGCGCTGGGCCGCGAGCGTACCCGAGGCATTCCGGTTCTCGGTCAAGATGCCACGCAGGATTTCCCATGAGCTGAGATTACGCGACGCCGATGCCGACGTGAGCGAATTCCTGGCCCAGATCGCGCCCTTGCAAGACAAGGCGGGATGCCTGTTGCTTCAACTGCCGCCCAGTCTGGCCTTGGACGAGGCCACGGCCCGGCGCTTCTTTTCGCTGCTGCGAAGCGCCACCGAAACGCCGATCGTCTGCGAACCGCGTCATGCGACATGGTTTGCCGAGGCGGGCGCGGCACTCATGAAACAGGCCGGAATCGGCTGCGTGCGGGCCGACCCGCCGCCCGTGGCCAGGGCCGCGCCGGTCGGCGATCCGCATGTTTCCTATTTCCGCTTGCATGGTTCGCCGCAGATCTATCATTCGGCATACGACGCGCCGTTCATCGAAGCGCTGGCGGCGCAGCTGACCGAAGCCGGCCGCACCGGCGCCGAAGCATGGTGCATTTTCGACAATACCGCGCGCGGCGAGGCGATTCCCAACGCACTGACGCTGATGGCTACGCTGTAA
- a CDS encoding purine-cytosine permease family protein has product MANENKDERAGRAGGVLIESRTIDFIPDAERHGRLGSQFTLWLSANLQVTAIVTGALAVVLGGDVFWSLVALLLGQLLGGAVMALHGAQGPQLGLPQMISSRVQFGVHGATIPILLVCLMYVGFSASGTVLAGAALAQLLGVGEVAGIAVFSACIVVLTVLGYRTIHLIGRLASLIGVVAFVFMYARLFSQHDVGLLLANRHFSIASFLLSMSLSASWQIAFGPYVADYSRYLPRTTSSLGTFLAVGLGSVLGAQAAMVFGVFAAALAGGQFAHHEVAFIVGLGSSGAAAALLYFSIAFGKLTVTTLNAYGSFMSMATIVSGFGGQRTIPHRARLAAILAMVALSTALAVAGRDSFLKEFTAFILFLLAFFTPWSAINLVDYYGFTRSRYDVPALSDPDGRYGHWNRTAIGVYLVGIAVQLPFLSTSFYTGPLVDALGGADISWILGLVVPALLYYVCARASARRIPEHLILPAEVSGGRE; this is encoded by the coding sequence GTGGCGAACGAGAACAAGGACGAGAGAGCGGGCCGCGCCGGCGGCGTATTGATCGAATCGCGGACGATCGACTTCATTCCCGACGCGGAGCGTCACGGCCGGCTCGGCAGCCAGTTCACGCTGTGGCTGTCGGCGAACCTGCAGGTAACGGCGATCGTTACCGGCGCGCTGGCGGTGGTGCTCGGCGGCGACGTGTTCTGGTCACTCGTCGCGCTGCTGCTCGGCCAACTGCTGGGCGGCGCGGTGATGGCGCTGCACGGCGCGCAGGGCCCGCAGCTGGGCCTGCCGCAGATGATCTCGAGCCGCGTGCAGTTCGGCGTCCATGGCGCGACGATCCCGATCCTGCTGGTCTGCCTGATGTACGTCGGCTTTTCGGCGAGCGGCACGGTGCTCGCGGGCGCGGCGCTCGCGCAGTTGCTCGGCGTTGGCGAGGTGGCCGGCATCGCGGTCTTCTCGGCCTGCATCGTGGTGTTGACGGTGCTCGGCTACCGCACGATCCATCTGATCGGCCGCCTCGCGAGCCTGATCGGCGTGGTCGCGTTCGTGTTCATGTACGCGCGGTTGTTTTCGCAGCACGACGTCGGCCTGCTGCTCGCCAACCGGCATTTCTCGATCGCGAGCTTCCTGCTGTCGATGTCGCTGTCGGCGTCATGGCAGATCGCGTTCGGCCCCTATGTCGCGGATTATTCGCGCTATCTGCCGCGTACCACCTCGTCGCTCGGCACCTTCCTCGCGGTGGGGCTCGGCTCGGTGCTCGGCGCGCAGGCGGCGATGGTGTTCGGCGTGTTCGCGGCGGCGCTCGCGGGCGGGCAGTTCGCGCATCACGAGGTCGCCTTCATCGTCGGGCTCGGCTCGTCGGGCGCCGCGGCCGCGCTGCTGTATTTCAGCATCGCGTTCGGCAAGCTCACGGTGACGACGCTCAATGCCTACGGCAGCTTCATGTCGATGGCCACCATCGTCAGCGGCTTCGGCGGCCAGCGCACGATCCCGCATCGCGCCCGGCTGGCGGCGATCCTCGCGATGGTGGCGCTCTCGACGGCGCTCGCGGTCGCAGGCCGCGATTCGTTCCTGAAGGAATTCACGGCCTTCATCCTGTTCCTGCTCGCGTTCTTCACGCCTTGGAGCGCGATCAATCTGGTCGATTACTATGGCTTCACGCGTTCGCGTTACGACGTGCCGGCGCTGTCCGACCCCGACGGCCGCTACGGCCATTGGAACCGCACCGCGATCGGCGTGTATCTGGTCGGCATCGCCGTGCAGCTGCCGTTCCTGTCCACGAGCTTCTACACCGGCCCCCTCGTCGATGCGCTCGGCGGCGCCGACATTTCATGGATTCTCGGCCTGGTCGTGCCGGCGCTGCTTTACTACGTCTGCGCACGCGCCTCGGCGCGCCGTATTCCCGAACACCTGATCCTGCCCGCCGAGGTGTCGGGCGGCCGTGAATGA
- the zwf gene encoding glucose-6-phosphate dehydrogenase produces the protein MTNQPNPTASELPVDMIIFGGGGDLAARKLLPALYMAHLHRNLPPETRIIAVGRRDWGIDGYRRFMEEQSRPFIDAKAFDAQAWNHFLDLFQYTLIDVNEPGDYQRLAEASRSEAIRVFYLSTSPELFTTICDNLSAAGLVDAHSRVVLEKPLGHDLASAQAINNAVGRHFAESQIYRIDHYLGKETVQNLMVLRFGNPIFGPLWQAPYIRSVQITVAETVGVGSRAGFYDHTGALRDMVQNHLLQLLCIVAMEPPVSLDPDAVRDEKLKVLRSLRPMTPADIARDTVRGQYAAGAVDGKPVKGYLEEDNVPADSRAETFVALRAHINNWRWANVPFFLRTGKRMQKRQSEIVIEFADLPFSIIPNGPRHYSNRLVIQLQPEESIQLQMLAKEPGSGMNMVPVSLNLDLQQAIPERRAEAYERLLIDVIRGRLTHFMRRDELEAAWTWIEPILDGWHQPGDRPRLYTAGTFGPAASSALLARDNMSWAEEA, from the coding sequence ATGACGAATCAGCCCAACCCGACCGCATCCGAACTGCCCGTCGACATGATCATCTTCGGCGGCGGCGGCGACCTCGCCGCCCGCAAGCTGCTGCCCGCGCTGTACATGGCGCACCTGCACCGCAACCTGCCGCCCGAGACGCGCATCATCGCGGTCGGCCGGCGCGACTGGGGCATCGACGGCTACCGCAGGTTCATGGAGGAGCAGTCGCGGCCGTTCATCGACGCGAAGGCATTCGACGCGCAGGCCTGGAACCACTTCCTCGATCTGTTCCAGTACACGCTGATCGACGTCAACGAGCCGGGCGACTACCAACGGCTCGCCGAGGCCTCGCGCAGCGAGGCGATCCGCGTGTTCTACCTGTCCACCTCGCCCGAGCTGTTCACGACCATCTGCGACAACCTCTCGGCCGCCGGTCTGGTCGACGCGCATTCGCGCGTAGTGCTGGAAAAGCCGCTCGGCCACGACCTGGCCTCGGCGCAGGCGATCAACAACGCGGTCGGCAGGCATTTCGCCGAATCGCAGATCTACCGGATCGACCACTATCTCGGCAAGGAAACGGTGCAGAACCTGATGGTGCTGCGTTTCGGCAACCCGATCTTCGGGCCGCTGTGGCAGGCGCCATACATCCGCAGCGTGCAGATCACGGTGGCCGAGACGGTCGGCGTGGGCAGCCGCGCCGGCTTCTACGATCACACCGGCGCGCTGCGCGACATGGTGCAGAACCACCTGCTGCAGCTGCTGTGCATCGTGGCGATGGAGCCGCCCGTCTCGCTCGACCCCGACGCGGTGCGCGACGAAAAGCTGAAGGTGCTGCGCTCGCTGCGGCCGATGACGCCCGCCGACATCGCCCGCGACACGGTGCGCGGCCAGTACGCGGCCGGCGCCGTGGACGGCAAGCCCGTCAAGGGCTATCTGGAAGAGGACAACGTGCCGGCCGACAGCCGCGCGGAGACTTTCGTCGCGCTGCGCGCGCACATCAACAACTGGCGCTGGGCCAACGTGCCGTTCTTCCTGCGCACCGGCAAGCGGATGCAGAAGCGCCAGTCGGAGATCGTCATCGAGTTCGCCGATCTGCCGTTCTCGATCATCCCGAACGGCCCGCGCCACTACAGCAACCGGCTCGTGATCCAGTTGCAGCCCGAGGAATCGATCCAGCTGCAGATGCTCGCGAAGGAACCGGGCAGCGGCATGAACATGGTGCCCGTCAGCCTCAACCTCGACCTGCAGCAGGCGATCCCCGAGCGGCGCGCCGAAGCCTACGAGCGGCTGCTGATCGACGTGATCCGCGGCCGCCTCACCCATTTCATGCGCCGCGACGAACTGGAAGCGGCCTGGACCTGGATCGAGCCGATCCTCGACGGCTGGCATCAGCCCGGCGACCGGCCGCGGCTCTACACGGCGGGCACCTTCGGGCCGGCCGCGTCGTCGGCGCTGCTCGCGCGTGACAACATGTCGTGGGCCGAGGAGGCCTGA
- a CDS encoding helix-turn-helix domain-containing protein, which translates to MKGKALGAIRLKLLRKQLGLSLQDLAERAGLTKSYLSKVERGLSTPSVAVAMQLAQALHVEVGQLFSADGDEQAITVVRADERLRMSRAPDDAQSGYEVIAAEAGRKRLLPFMIRPAHDFTTSEFREHAGEEFLFVHSGRIEIDFASQKVTLATGDAVYFNAQVPHRIRSLGAKTAQVLLVISGDEPAAGTAPS; encoded by the coding sequence ATGAAGGGGAAAGCCTTGGGGGCGATTCGTCTGAAGCTGCTGAGAAAACAGCTCGGCCTGAGCCTGCAGGACCTGGCCGAGCGCGCGGGCCTGACGAAGAGCTATCTGTCGAAGGTCGAGCGCGGCCTCAGCACGCCGTCGGTGGCGGTCGCGATGCAGCTTGCGCAGGCGCTGCACGTCGAGGTCGGGCAGTTGTTCTCGGCCGACGGCGACGAACAGGCGATCACCGTGGTGCGGGCCGACGAGCGGCTGCGCATGAGCCGCGCGCCGGACGACGCGCAAAGCGGCTACGAGGTGATCGCGGCCGAAGCGGGACGCAAGCGGCTGCTGCCGTTCATGATCCGCCCGGCGCACGATTTCACGACGTCCGAATTCAGGGAACACGCGGGCGAGGAATTCCTGTTCGTTCACAGCGGCAGGATCGAGATCGATTTCGCGTCGCAGAAGGTCACGCTCGCGACCGGCGACGCCGTCTACTTCAACGCGCAGGTGCCGCACCGGATCCGCTCGCTGGGCGCGAAGACGGCGCAAGTGCTGCTCGTGATCAGCGGCGACGAGCCGGCCGCCGGCACCGCGCCGTCCTGA
- a CDS encoding aldolase yields the protein MAETLSLSKSELVARSQAQLDTTLSVRNWTTRQKLALTCRILFDGGHDSGLAGQITARAEDPDTYYTQPFGHGFDEITETNLLVVDQDLKTVDGRGMPNPANRFHTWVYRARPDVNCIIHTHPLHVSALSMLEVPLAVSHMDTCPLYDDCAFLEKWPGVPVGNEEGEIISAALGGKRAVLLAHHGMLVTGKTVEEACSLALLMERAARLQLAAMAAGPIRPIPEALAAEAHDWISTPKRHAVAFDYYARRALRAHPDCLA from the coding sequence ATGGCCGAAACGCTGAGTCTGTCGAAATCCGAGCTGGTTGCCCGTTCGCAGGCGCAACTGGATACCACGCTGTCCGTGCGCAACTGGACGACGCGCCAGAAGCTGGCCCTGACGTGCCGCATTCTATTCGACGGCGGCCACGATTCGGGCCTCGCCGGCCAGATCACGGCGCGCGCCGAGGATCCCGACACCTATTACACCCAGCCGTTCGGCCATGGTTTCGACGAGATCACCGAGACGAACCTGCTGGTGGTCGACCAGGACCTGAAGACGGTGGACGGCCGCGGCATGCCGAATCCGGCGAATCGCTTCCACACCTGGGTCTACCGCGCGCGCCCCGATGTGAACTGCATCATCCACACCCATCCGCTGCACGTCTCGGCGCTGTCGATGCTGGAAGTGCCGCTGGCCGTGTCGCACATGGATACCTGCCCGCTCTACGACGATTGCGCGTTCCTCGAAAAATGGCCCGGCGTGCCGGTGGGCAACGAGGAGGGCGAGATCATCTCGGCCGCGCTCGGCGGCAAGCGCGCGGTGCTGCTCGCGCATCATGGCATGCTGGTGACCGGCAAGACCGTCGAGGAAGCGTGCTCGCTCGCGCTGCTGATGGAGCGCGCCGCGCGCCTGCAACTCGCCGCGATGGCCGCCGGCCCGATCCGCCCGATCCCCGAGGCTCTCGCCGCCGAGGCGCACGACTGGATCTCGACGCCGAAGCGCCACGCCGTCGCCTTCGACTATTACGCGCGCCGCGCGCTGCGCGCCCATCCCGACTGTCTGGCCTGA